Below is a genomic region from Rhizobium sp. 9140.
GTGGACAAATACGCCGCCGTCATCGCCTCAAAATCGCAGGATGCGCAGCGTGGGGTGAAGGGCGCCTTCGACCGGCAGGCGTCGATGTCGCGCGAGGCGGCCTATGCCGAGGCCGCAAGCGCGGAAGCCAAAAGCGCGCTGACGCCGGATGCCGTCGAGGGGATGGAGGCGTTTCTGGCGAATCGTACGCCTGTCTGGCCCGGCTCTTAGCAACTGTCAGGCGAGCTTCAGGAGCAGGGCGCCGAGCGCGATGAGGCAGGCGGCTGCGATACGGAAGGCGCTGATGCGCTCCTTCAGCACGGTGACGGAGATCACGATCGCAAAGAGGATCGAGGTTTCGCGCAGGGCGGCAACGGTTGCGACCGGCGCCTTGGTCATGGCCCAGAGCGCGATGCCGTAGGAGCCGATGGAGCCGGCACCGCCGACAAGGCCACGCCACCCATTGTGCCGGATGTGGCGCAGCACGGGTGCGGCACCCCGTTGCGAAATCGCCCAGCCGAAGAGCAGGACGGGCGGGAGCAGCGCCATCCACAGCGTATAGGAAATGGCATTGCCGGAAATGCGCGCGCCGATGCCATCGACATAGGTGTAGGCGGCGATGAAGAGCGCATTGACGAGCGCGATCACGATGGCCCGTGTTCCGCTTCGGCGCGCCTCGAAGGCCAGCGTGAAGATGCCAGCGGAAATGGCGAGGATGCCGAGGGAGGCGCCCTGGGACAGCCTTTCCCCGACGATCAAGCTGCTGGTCGCGGCAATGAGCAGCGGTGCCCCGCCGCGCATCAGCGGATAGACGAGCCCGATATCGCCGGCGGTGTAGGCGGCGGCCACGAGATGAAAATAGCCGAACTGCAACATGGCGGAGGCGAGCAGAAACGGCACCGCCCGCGCATCCGGCAGCGGCATGAAGGGCAGAAACGGCAGGGCTATGACGGCAGCGCCGAGCGCGATCATCGCCGCATCCAGCGACTTGTCCGTCCCGGCCTTCACCATCGCATTCCACCCGGCATGCAGCAGGGCGCCGAAGAGAACGAAGAGGAGGACGTCGAGCGGCACGGGAAAACCGAAGGGCAGGGGTGGCGGAAGCGCCTGTCCGTTGTGGCAAGAGGGAAGCAGGTTCGCAAGCGTCGGAAGGCGCCCGGACGACAGTTTTATGACGGGATTGTCAGATTGCGTGCGTGAGCAGGAATTTTGCCGGCGCTCAGCACAATTTTTCGGAAACAGCGGTGGCGGGGTCATCTTTTCTGTTGGAAAGATCAAGAAGGCACGCCAGAAAGAGGGTAGGAGGCCATTATGAACCACGACCAGTACCCGGACATCTACCTCAAGGACATTCTGCGCTCGACGCGGACGATCGCGCTCGTCGGCGCCTCGGCCAACCCCGAGCGCCCGAGCTACCGGGTCATGGGCTTTCTGCTGCGCAAGGGCTACATCGTTCACCCTGTTAACCCGGGCATCGCCGGCCGCGAGCTTCAGGGCCGCACCGTCTACGGTAGCCTGGCCGATATCCCGGAGCCGATCGACATGATCGACGTCTTCCGCGCCGCCTATGTCCTGCCGGCGCTGGTGGACGAAATCCTGACGCTCGATCCCCTGCCGAAGGTGATCTGGGGCCAGCTCTCGGTCCGCGACGACGCGGCGGCGGCGACGGCCGAAGCGCGTGGTATCAAGGTGGTAATGGATCGGTGCCCGGCGATTGAGTATCCAAGGCTTGTGGGGTGATTGGGTTGTAATGCGCCAAGTAGATGGAGCATCCGGTGTCATCGAGGCCTTCGTGCTGAATACCTGATTGACAAAATCTCAAAATTTGCCCTCGTTGTCGTGTCTTGGTCCTCAGGTGGAACGAGACGATGATGCATAAAACCTTCTATGTAGCCCAAAGCATATATTCAGCACCTGGCTCGTGCAGTGAAACGCTAACGCGCGTTGATGCCGATCCTAAGGTGGTTGCTCAGTGGGTCAGCTCATTCATGCAACATCCCCGCGGGCCTGAGTCAAAGGAACGCGGTTTCGCCTCGGAGCAGGTCGACGATCTGGAACTTCGTTCTGTGGCGGATATCCTGTCTCTCGCAATGAAACGTGGTTTATTTTCGGGAAAACCTTCGAATAACAAAATTGGGGGAGTATGCCGCGATTTCGCTATACTGGCAGTAAGCAGATTCCGTGAGGCAGGCATCCCGGCTCGCCTTCGTGTAGGGTTTGCCGACTACTTGGTGCCGGGACACTGGGAAGATCACTGGCTCTGCGAATGGTGGGATGGTGGACAATGGAAGCGGCTTGATGTGGAGTTTGCGGCTCTAGATGTGGTTGATTTCGATCCGCTGAACGTGCCATGCGAGCGGTTCCTAACGGCAAGCGATGCTTGGTTCTTGATCAAAGACCAGCCGGAGATCTCCTTGCGGTTCGGTGTGTCGAGCCTCGATCTTCGTGGCGAATGGTTCCTCGCCGGGAGCCTGTTGCGTGAAATCGCCGCCCTTCGAAGACTGGAATTAAAACCGTGGGATTATTGGGGAATATCACAGAACCTTTCCCGCCTTTCTTCCGAGTGGTCTCGGGAGTCACGGGAAACCCTGAACCAACTGGCTTCGCGACTCAAGAATGCCGAACTTGAGGGAGTCGGAGCGCCAACAGATTTGGCCGACTTGCCTCTCCCAAAGTGCGTTACCAGTTTCCCGAAAGGTGAGGCGGTTTTTGTCAAGTTGCGTGACTGATGGGCTTGCCTCATCTGCCGAACGACCGATTCCGACACCTAAACCTTTGCTTGCATAGGCCCCTAAGCGTCCGGCACGATCTATACAATTCTATCAAGTCGATATGCGCCCCAAGCTCCGATTGTTTGCCCCTTCCGATCCAGCTCCGGGTCTGGAATAGTGTCGTGGACAGGATCAGTTCAAAGGCGGAACGGGGCGACGGCCGTCTGTCGATCTTGCGACGCACCATCGGGCGGCCCAACACCACGCCCGCCACAGGGAGGACGAGACATGACGAACGCACCGGGGTTCAACACGCTGGCTATCCACGCAGGGGCGCAGCCGGATCCGACGACGGGGGCGCGGGCCACGCCGATCTACCAGACGACGAGCTTCGTCTTCGACGATGCCGATCATGCGGCGTCCCTGTTCGGGCTCCAGGCCTTCGGCAATATCTACACCCGCATCACGAACCCGACACAGGCCGTGCTGGAGGAGCGCGTGGCGGCGCTGGAGGGCGGGGCGGCGGCGCTTGCGGTGGCGTCGGGCCATGCGGCCCAGCTGATCGCGTTTCACACGCTGATGTCGCCGGGCGACAACTTCGTTGCCGCGCGCAGGCTTTACGGCGGGTCCATCAACCAATTCGGACAGGCGTTCAAATCCTTCGACTGGCAGGTGCGGTGGGCCGATACGGCAGCGCCCGAGAGCTTCGAAGCTGAAATCGACGGGCGGACGAAGGCGATCTTCATCGAAAGTCTCGCCAATCCCGGCGGCACCTTCGTCGATATCGAGGCCATCGCCGAGATCGCGCATCGCAACGGCCTGCCGCTGATCGTGGACAATACGATGGCGACCCCCTACCTCGTTCGGCCCATCGAGCATGGCGCGGATGTCGTCGTGCACTCGCTGACGAAATTCATGGGCGGCCATGGCAATTCCATGGGCGGCATTCTGATCGATGGCGGCACGTTCGACTGGTCGGCCTCCGGAAAATATCCCGCGCTATCAGAGCCGAGACCGGATTATAACGGCATGGTGCTGCACACGACCTTCGGCAATATCGCCTTCGCGATCGCAGCCCGCGTGCTTGGCCTGCGCGATCTCGGGCCGGCAATCTCGCCGTTCAACGCCTTCATGCTGCTGACCGGCATAGAGACGCTGCCGCTGCGCATGCAGCGCCACTGCGACAATGCGCTGGTCGTCGCGCGCTATCTCGCCGGACACGCCAAGGTGGCTTGGGTGAATTATGCGGGCCTCGAAAGCGACCCGAACCATCCGTTGCAGCAGCGTTATGCGCCGCGCGGGGCAGGTGCCGTGTTCACCTTCGGCCTGAAGGGCGGCTATGCCGCGGGCAAGGCCTTCGTGGAAGGCGTCTCGATGCTCTCGCATCTTGCCAATATCGGCGACACCCGCTCGCTCGTCATCCACCCGGCCTCCACCACGCACAGCCAGCTGAACGACGAGCAGCTGGTGTCGGCCGGCGCGGGACCCGAGGTCGTGCGCCTGTCCATCGGCATCGAGGACGCCGCCGACATCGTCGCCGATCTCGAACAATCGCTCGCAAAGGTCTGACCTGATGACGGTTTCGCTCACCTTCGACGTCACCGGCATCCAGCCGGATATCGGCGCTCCGGCCGAGGATCGCCTGATCTCCGGCGACCCGGAATTTCGCACCCGGAACATCGAGGAAGCCCCGGGTGGCATCTATGCCGGCATCTGGGAAGCGACGCCTGGCAAGTGGCGGATCGTCTATGAGGAGTGGGAATATTTCCACATCCTCTCAGGGCATTCGGTGGTGACCAGCGAGGACGGCCAGACCTTCGACCTGAAGACCGGCGACAGCCTCATCCTCAGGC
It encodes:
- a CDS encoding O-acetylhomoserine aminocarboxypropyltransferase — its product is MTNAPGFNTLAIHAGAQPDPTTGARATPIYQTTSFVFDDADHAASLFGLQAFGNIYTRITNPTQAVLEERVAALEGGAAALAVASGHAAQLIAFHTLMSPGDNFVAARRLYGGSINQFGQAFKSFDWQVRWADTAAPESFEAEIDGRTKAIFIESLANPGGTFVDIEAIAEIAHRNGLPLIVDNTMATPYLVRPIEHGADVVVHSLTKFMGGHGNSMGGILIDGGTFDWSASGKYPALSEPRPDYNGMVLHTTFGNIAFAIAARVLGLRDLGPAISPFNAFMLLTGIETLPLRMQRHCDNALVVARYLAGHAKVAWVNYAGLESDPNHPLQQRYAPRGAGAVFTFGLKGGYAAGKAFVEGVSMLSHLANIGDTRSLVIHPASTTHSQLNDEQLVSAGAGPEVVRLSIGIEDAADIVADLEQSLAKV
- a CDS encoding EamA family transporter, translating into MPLDVLLFVLFGALLHAGWNAMVKAGTDKSLDAAMIALGAAVIALPFLPFMPLPDARAVPFLLASAMLQFGYFHLVAAAYTAGDIGLVYPLMRGGAPLLIAATSSLIVGERLSQGASLGILAISAGIFTLAFEARRSGTRAIVIALVNALFIAAYTYVDGIGARISGNAISYTLWMALLPPVLLFGWAISQRGAAPVLRHIRHNGWRGLVGGAGSIGSYGIALWAMTKAPVATVAALRETSILFAIVISVTVLKERISAFRIAAACLIALGALLLKLA
- a CDS encoding CoA-binding protein, with the translated sequence MNHDQYPDIYLKDILRSTRTIALVGASANPERPSYRVMGFLLRKGYIVHPVNPGIAGRELQGRTVYGSLADIPEPIDMIDVFRAAYVLPALVDEILTLDPLPKVIWGQLSVRDDAAAATAEARGIKVVMDRCPAIEYPRLVG
- a CDS encoding transglutaminase domain-containing protein; translation: MMHKTFYVAQSIYSAPGSCSETLTRVDADPKVVAQWVSSFMQHPRGPESKERGFASEQVDDLELRSVADILSLAMKRGLFSGKPSNNKIGGVCRDFAILAVSRFREAGIPARLRVGFADYLVPGHWEDHWLCEWWDGGQWKRLDVEFAALDVVDFDPLNVPCERFLTASDAWFLIKDQPEISLRFGVSSLDLRGEWFLAGSLLREIAALRRLELKPWDYWGISQNLSRLSSEWSRESRETLNQLASRLKNAELEGVGAPTDLADLPLPKCVTSFPKGEAVFVKLRD
- a CDS encoding cupin domain-containing protein, with the protein product MTVSLTFDVTGIQPDIGAPAEDRLISGDPEFRTRNIEEAPGGIYAGIWEATPGKWRIVYEEWEYFHILSGHSVVTSEDGQTFDLKTGDSLILRPGFKGTWEVLETTRKDYVIRV